One stretch of Hevea brasiliensis isolate MT/VB/25A 57/8 chromosome 12, ASM3005281v1, whole genome shotgun sequence DNA includes these proteins:
- the LOC110640808 gene encoding probable disease resistance protein At4g33300: MTDFFAGEIATELLKMLFKISHKSCMCKTSADSLITSINELLPIIQEIKFSGVELPAMRQVQLDRLSENLREGLELARKVLASNRWNVYKNLQLARKMERLEKNVWRFVNGPMQAHVLADVHHLRFQMAESFDRLENSAKRVEQRLGAMNIGVGSGGWMEETVKRVEVEKERWETSLVNLLGVGMEVGKRKVKEMVIGREDLGAVGICGIGGSGKTTLANEICRDDEVRSHFQNRILSLTVSQSPNLEQLRANIWRFVSGSDFVAEGVNDVITKWNPQFNLRIGPRMLVVLDDVWSLSVLEQLIFRVPGCKTLVVSRFKFPTVLSDTYEVELLKGEEAISLFCLSAFGQKSVPPAADANLVKQIVNECKGLPLALKVIGASLRDQPEMYWASAKKRLSKGEPICESHESKLLDRMAISIQFLSKKVRECFLDLGCFPEDKKIPLDVLINMWVEIHDLDEEEAFAILVELSDKNLLTLVKDARAGDLYSSYYEISITQHDVLRDLAIHLANHGNVNERKRLLMARREAEVPKEWVRSADLPFHAQIVSIHTGEMGEMEWFQMDFPKTEVLIVNFSANEYFLPPFIDNMPNLRALIVINYSTQNATLHNFSVFSDLANLKSLWLEKVSVAQLTESTIPLKNLQKISLILCKINNSLDQSVIDLAQIFPSLSQLTIDHCDDLIKLPLSICRMHSLKSLSITNCPNLKEIPTNLGNLRFLQILRLYACPTLKMLPSSICELVSLKYLDISQCINLKSLPEKMGKLSMLEKIDMRECSEIWKLPASVESLESLRSVICDEEVSWLWKEVRKNNLHVQVAEEQFNLDWLDE; this comes from the exons ATGACAGATTTCTTCGCCGGCGAGATAGCCACCGAGCTTCTCAAAATGCTATTTAAAATATCGCACAAATCCTGCATGTGTAAAACGAGTGCGGACTCGCTAATAACCAGCATAAATGAACTTCTCCCTATCATTCAAGAAATCAAATTCTCCGGAGTCGAACTCCCCGCCATGCGCCAAGTACAACTCGACCGCCTCTCGGAGAATCTCCGCGAGGGCCTCGAGCTGGCCCGCAAGGTCCTCGCCTCCAATCGGTGGAATGTCTACAAAAACCTTCAACTTGCCAGAAAGATGGAAAGGCTTGAAAAGAATGTTTGGAGGTTCGTTAATGGACCGATGCAGGCACATGTTTTGGCTGACGTGCATCATCTGAGGTTTCAGATGGCGGAGAGTTTTGATAGGCTGGAGAATTCGGCGAAGCGAGTGGAGCAGAGGCTTGGGGCTATGAATATTGGGGTGGGGAGTGGAGGGTGGATGGAGGAGACAGTGAAGAGAGTCGAAGTGGAGAAGGAGAGGTGGGAGACTAGTTTAGTAAATTTATTGGGGGTGGGCATGGAGGTGGGGAAGAGGAAAGTGAAGGAGATGGTGATTGGGAGAGAAGATTTAGGGGCTGTTGGGATTTGTGGGATTGGTGGCTCTGGGAAGACCACTTTGGCTAATGAAATTTGCAGAGATGATGAAGTTAGAA GTCATTTCCAGAATAGGATTTTGTCCCTGACAGTGTCACAGTCTCCAAATCTGGAACAATTAAGGGCAAATATATGGAGATTTGTTTCAGGAAGTGATTTTGTGGCTGAGGGTGTCAATGATGTGATCACCAAATGGAATCCACAATTTAATCTGAGAATTGGACCTCGAATGTTGGTTGTTTTGGATGATGTGTGGTCACTTTCTGTACTTGAACAGCTAATTTTTAGAGTACCTGGATGCAAAACACTTGTGGTTTCGCGATTCAAATTCCCAACAGTTCTCAGTGATACTTATGAAGTAGAATTGTTGAAGGGAGAGGAGGCAATATCCCTCTTCTGCCTCTCTGCTTTTGGACAAAAATCTGTTCCTCCTGCTGCTGATGCCAATTTGGTCAAGCAG ATCGTAAATGAGTGCAAAGGACTTCCTTTGGCTCTCAAAGTGATTGGAGCTTCACTAAGGGACCAACCCGAAATGTACTGGGCGAGTGCAAAGAAAAGATTGTCAAAGGGTGAACCTATTTGTGAATCCCATGAAAGCAAATTGCTTGATAGGATGGCCATAAGCATTCAATTCTTGTCTAAAAAGGTTAGGGAGTGCTTCTTGGATTTGGGGTGCTTTCCTGAAGACAAGAAGATCCCTCTTGATGTTCTCATCAATATGTGGGTTGAGATACATGACCTTGATGAGGAAGAAGCTTTTGCTATCCTTGTTGAACTTTCAGACAAGAATCTTCTCACTTTGGTGAAGGATGCACG AGCTGGAGATCTATATAGCAGTTACTATGAGATCTCTATTACTCAACATGATGTGTTGCGGGATCTTGCTATTCATTTGGCTAATCATGGAAATGTAAATGAACGCAAGCGATTACTAATGGCAAGAAGAGAAGCAGAGGTTCCAAAAGAATGGGTGAGAAGTGCTGATCTGCCATTCCATGCTCAAATTGTTTCAATTCATACag GTGAGATGGGAGAAATGGAATGGTTCCAGATGGATTTCCCCAAAACTGAAGTCCTGATCGTGAACTTCTCAGCTAATGAGTACTTCTTGCCTCCCTTCATTGATAACATGCCAAACCTTAGGGCACTGATAGTGATAAATTACAGTACACAAAATGCAACACTTCACAATTTTTCAGTCTTTTCTGATTTGGCTAACTTGAAGAGCCTTTGGCTTGAAAAAGTTTCAGTTGCTCAATTGACAGAATCTACCATCCCCttgaaaaatttgcaaaaaatatCTCTCATCCTATGCAAGATCAATAACAGCCTCGATCAATCTGTCATAGACCTAGCCCAAATCTTCCCTTCCCTCTCGCAGCTCACAATTGATCACTGTGATGATTTGATAAAGTTACCTCTTAGCATTTGTAGGATGCATTCTCTGAAGAGTCTTAGTATAACCAATTGCCCCAATCTAAAAGAAATCCCTACTAATTTGGGTAACCTGAGATTTCTACAAATTCTAAGGTTGTATGCTTGCCCGACTCTGAAGATGCTTCCGTCAAGCATATGTGAGCTGGTGTCATTGAAGTACCTAGACATTTCTCAATGTATTAATTTAAAAAGTCTTCCAGAGAAGATGGGTAAATTATCAATGTTGGAGAAGATTGACATGAGGGAATGCTCAGAGATTTGGAAACTACCAGCTTCAGTCGAGTCTTTAGAATCTTTGCGCAGTGTAATTTGTGATGAAGAGGTTTCGTGGTTGTGGAAGGAAGTGAGGAAGAATAATCTTCATGTCCAGGTTGCAGAGGAACAATTCAATCTGGACTGGCTTGATGAATGA
- the LOC110640813 gene encoding protein OSB1, mitochondrial, whose product MKASRPFQFLIRNVSRCSLQGLASFSSYSSANPRSLNFSTDEDDVDVEVEEGGSSVYRHALRQQRPTTIRWQPQLENSVSFIGWVDRPLEVYKTKNDHFGAYTFINVKNPDNSNRTFRMQVEMWDDMAKMGIQHLKQNDTIYVSGHLGSYKKADGNGNHVSCYKIIVKDLCYVAQCDQGPVCQKREESQSKAFQKSAESQSKPSERTKESKSGRGELGLESRKDLLYLWQLFFCKPYEWWDKRKNKQNSSSPDFKHKYTGENLWLRPDDPPWVKRQLQLLDLEMAKQRHALGVCEFGMERTSQLHLWHVFFRSPHEWWDNRQNKKNSRLPDFKHKFSGEALWMSEDDPPWVKRQLQFHDSKMAKQCQAENIFKWNFDGGELI is encoded by the exons ATGAAGGCGTCGCGTCCTTTCCAATTCCTAATTAGGAACGTTTCTCGATGTTCACTTCAGGGACTAGCTTCCTTCTCCTCGTATTCGTCTGCAAACCCTAGATCACTCAATTTCTCTACTGACGAAGATGATGTTGATGTTGAAGTTGAAGAAGGCGGCAGCTCCGTTTATCGACATGCTCTCCGACAGCAGCGGCCAACCACCATAAGATGGCAACCTCAGCTGGAGAATTCTGTCAGCTTTATTGGATGGGTTGATCGGCCCCTGGAGGTTTACAAGACGAAAAACGACCACTTTGGGGCTTATACCTTTATCAACGTGAAAAACCCTGATAATTCAAATCGCACGTTTAG GATGCAAGTGGAGATGTGGGATGATATGGCAAAAATGGGAATCCAACATCTTAAGCAAAATGATACTATATATGTTTCGGGCCATTTAGGTTCTTATAAGAAGGCCGATGGGAATGGAAATCACGTATCATGTTACAAG ATAATTGTAAAAGACTTGTGCTATGTTGCACAATGTGATCAAGGCCCAGTTTGCCAAAAACGTGAGGAATCACAATCAAAAGCCTTCCAAAAATCAGCAGAATCACAATCAAAGCCCAGCGAAAGAACAAAGGAATCAAAGTCAGGGAGAG GTGAACTTGGCTTGGAAAGTCGCAAAGACCTTCTGTACTTGTGGCAATTGTTCTTTTGCAAgccatatgaatggtgggataagaGGAAGAATAAACAAAATTCATCTTCACCAGATTTTAAGCACAAGTATACTGGTGAAAACCTTTGGCTGAGGCCAGATGACCCACCATGGGTCAAAAGACAACTGCAATTGCTTGACTTGGAAATGGCCAAGCAAAGGCATGCACTAGGTGTATGTGAATTTGGCATGGAAAGAACAAGCCAACTCCACTTGTGGCATGTCTTTTTCAGAAGCCCACATGAATGGTGGGATAATAGGCAAAATAAGAAAAACTCACGGTTACCAGATTTTAAGCACAAATTTTCTGGTGAAGCACTTTGGATGAGTGAAGATGATCCACCATGGGTCAAAAGGCAGCTCCAGTTTCATGATTCCAAAATGGCAAAACAATGCCAAGCGGAAAATATCTTCAAATGGAATTTTGATGGTGGGGAACTAATCTAG
- the LOC110640800 gene encoding nucleobase-ascorbate transporter 3 encodes MVETANNQQPPPPQAAAPPPPPPSLAVSRGPTWTPAEQLQQLQYCIHSNPSWPQTAFLAFQHYIVMLGTIVLIASNLVPRMGGDHGDKARVIQTLLFMAGVNTLIQTFIGTRLPTVMSASVAFTLPVLSIIKDLSDENFADEHDRFTHTMRTIQGSLIVSSFVNIILGFSFAWANLICLFTPIVIVPVACVVGLGLFMRGFPLLANCVEIGLPMLIILVICQYLKHLHPRSRPILERFGLLFCVGIVWAFAAILTVAGAYNNVGEQTKMSCRTDRSYLISSAPWVRVPYPFQWGAPIFRASHVFGMMGAALVSSAESTGTYFAAARLAGATHPPAHVLTRSIGLQGVGMLLEGIFGAAVGNTASVENVGLLGLTHIGSRRVVQISTAFMIFFSIFGKFGALFASIPLPIFAAIYCVLFGIVAAIGISFIQFSNNNSMRNHYILGLSLFLGISIPQYFVSNTTMEGHGPVKTDGGWFNDILNTIFSSPPTVAMIIGTLLDNTLDARHTINDRGIPWWKPFQHHKGDVRTEEFYSLPLRINEWLPSRYL; translated from the exons ATGGTGGAAACAGCCAACAACcaacagccacctccacctcaaGCGGCGgccccaccacctccacctccatctctTGCCGTTTCAAGGGGTCCCACTTGGACTCCGGCCGAGCAGCTCCAGCAGCTCCAGTACTGCATCCATTCCAACCCTTCCTGGC CTCAGACAGCTTTTCTGGCATTTCAACACTATATTGTGATGCTTGGAACTATAGTTTTAATTGCCAGCAATCTTGTGCCGCGAATGGGTGGGGACCAT GGTGATAAAGCCCGTGTGATTCAAACATTACTCTTCATGGCGGGGGTGAATACACTGattcaaacattcattggaaCAAGGCTTCCCACTGTGATGAGTGCATCAGTTGCATTCACCTTACCAGTGTTGTCGATCATCAAGGATTTGTCCGATGAAAACTTTGCAGATGAGCATGAT AGATTTACCCACACTATGAGAACTATTCAAGGATCGTTAATTGTTTCTTCCTTCGTCAATATCATCCTTGGGTTTAGTTTTGCATGGGCCAATTTGATATG CTTATTTACCCCCATTGTTATAGTACCAGTGGCTTGTGTGGTGGGGCTTGGTCTGTTCATGAGGGGCTTCCCACTG CTTGCTAACTGCGTGGAGATTGGCCTGCCTATGCTGATTATACTAGTCATTTGCCAG TATTTGAAGCATCTCCATCCAAGGAGCCGTCCTATACTTGAAAGGTTTGGCTTGCTTTTCTGTGTTGGAATTGTCTGGGCTTTTGCTGCTATCCTTACTGTTGCTGGTGCCTACAACAATGTTGGAGAACAAACTAAAATGAGTTGTCGCACAGATCGATCCTATCTTATATCATCTGCTCCATG GGTTCGAGTCCCATACCCTTTTCAGTGGGGTGCTCCCATATTTAGAGCAAGCCATGTCTTTGGGATGATGGGGGCAGCGCTTGTTTCATCTGCAGAG TCCACCGGAACATATTTTGCCGCAGCAAGGCTTGCAGGTGCTACACACCCTCCAGCACATGTTCTTACCAGAAGTATTGGTCTGCAG GGTGTTGGCATGCTGCTTGAAGGAATCTTTGGTGCTGCTGTTGGCAACACTGCTTCTGT TGAAAATGTTGGCCTTCTTGGACTTACACACATTGGGAGCCGAAGAGTGGTGCAGATATCAACTGCTTTCATGATCTTTTTCTCCATATTTG GGAAGTTTGGTGCCTTGTTTGCGTCTATTCCTCTGCCAATATTTGCTGCTATATATTGTGTTCTATTTGGAATTGTTG CTGCTATTGGGATTTCCTTTATACAGTTCTCTAACAATAACTCCATGAGAAACCATTACATCTTGGGCTTGTCTTTGTTCCTTGGGATATCAATACCTCAATATTTTGTCAGCAACACCACCATGGAAGGGCATGGACCAGTTAAAACAGATGGTGGATGG TTCAATGACATATTGAACACAATTTTCTCATCACCTCCGACCGTGGCAATGATCATTGGAACGTTGCTGGATAACACACTTGATGCAAGGCATACCATTAATGACAGAGGAATTCCATGGTGGAAACCTTTCCAGCACCACAAGGGGGATGTTCGAACTGAGGAGTTTTACAGTCTTCCTCTCCGGATAAACGAGTGGTTACCCTCTAGATATCTCTGA
- the LOC110640811 gene encoding serpin-ZX yields the protein MDLRESIGNQNAVTLGLSKHVLLTEAKTSNSVLSPLSIQVVLGLIAAGSKGPTLHQLLSFLNSKSNDHLSSFFSELVSVVFVDGSASGGPRLSFANGVWVDRSLLLKPSFKQVVENVYKAASNQVDFQNKAVEVTNEVNAWAEKETSGLIKEVLPFGSVDNTTRLIFANALYFKGAWNEKFNASTTKDYDFYLLNGSSVHVSFMTSKKKQFICAFDGFKVLGLPYKQGEAKRQFSMYFFLPDAKNGLPALVEKVGSDSGFLDHHLPQQKVEVGDFRIPRFKVSFGFEASKTLKGLGLVLPFSDKGDLTEMVDSSISQNLYVSSIFHKSFIEVNEEGTEAAAASAGVVNLESLTLADKLDFVADHPFLFLIREDISGMVLFIGQVLDPSQAK from the exons ATGGACCTCCGTGAATCGATCGGGAATCAAAACGCCGTCACTTTGGGCCTTTCCAAGCATGTGCTCTTAACCGAAGCCAAAACCTCTAATTCAGTGTTGTCGCCGCTGTCTATCCAGGTGGTGCTTGGCCTCATTGCTGCTGGATCTAAGGGTCCTACCCTCCATCAATTGCTTTCTTTCCTCAACTCCAAGTCCAATGACCACCTCAGCTCTTTCTTCTCCGAACTCGTTTCTGTGGTTTTTGTGGACGGAAGTGCCAGCGGTGGTCCACGCTTGTCATTCGCCAACGGCGTTTGGGTGGACAGGTCACTCTTACTTAAGCCCTCTTTCAAACAGGTTGTGGAAAATGTCTATAAGGCTGCTTCTAATCAAGTTGATTTCCAAAACAAG GCTGTTGAAGTGACTAATGAAGTAAATGCATGGGCGGAGAAGGAGACTAGTGGCCTTATCAAAGAGGTTCTTCCTTTTGGATCAGTTGACAATACAACCAGGCTTATATTTGCAAATGCACTTTACTTCAAAGGAGCTTGGAATGAAAAATTTAATGCATCAACTACAAAAGACTATGATTTTTACCTTTTGAATGGTAGCTCGGTTCATGTGTCCTTTATGACTAGCAAGAAGAAGCAATTTATCTGTGCCTTTGATGGTTTCAAAGTCCTAGGGCTTCCTTACAAACAAGGTGAAGCTAAACGCCAATTCTCCATGTACTTCTTCCTTCCAGATGCGAAAAATGGGCTGCCTGCTTTGGTGGAGAAAGTGGGTTCTGATTCTGGGTTTTTAGATCACCACCTTCCACAGCAAAAAGTGGAAGTGGGTGACTTCAGGATTCCTAGGTTTAAGGTTTCCTTTGGATTTGAAGCTTCCAAAACTCTAAAAGGATTAGGACTGGTGTTGCCATTCTCCGACAAAGGAGACTTGACAGAGATGGTGGACTCCTCCATTAGTCAGAACCTGTATGTTTCAAGCATATTCCATAAATCCTTCATCGAAGTAAATGAAGAAGGCACAGAAGCTGCAGCGGCTTCTGCTGGTGTTGTAAACTTGGAAAGTCTTACGCTTGCTGATAAACTGGACTTTGTAGCTGACCATCCATTCTTGTTCCTGATCAGAGAAGACATTAGTGGAATGGTGCTGTTCATTGGCCAGGTGCTTGATCCCTCACAGGCCAAATAA